The segment AATGTAGGCATTAACTTAAATAAGTCATCTTATCGTCGAGGTGATGCATTAGAGTTAGATGTTAATGTGGATAGAGATTCAACTTATTTAGCGTGTTTCTACCAAGACGCATCGAAAAGCATTACTCAGGTTTATCCAAATCCTATCCAAGGAGAGGGTATAACCTCTAAAAATAATCCACTGAAAATTCCAGGCTCTGATGCATTTACTTTAAGTTTAAATGAAAAAGGTAAAGAAAGTGTGATGTGTATGGCTTCATATTATAGTGTATCTGATAAGCTTCAGAGCAACTTTGGGGATGCCTTGAATCCGCTTAAAGTGAAGGATATGAATGAGTTATCTGAGCAATTAAAAACAATCTTTGGTGATGATTTAAAAGGTATCCAAACAGTGAGTTATCAAGTGAAGTAAACAAATAATCATTGGGGACGATATGTCAAAAAAATATTCAGCATCTAAATTATTTGTTTATGCCTTGCTAGCGGGGATTCCGGTTTCTTATGCACAAATCGTGATTAATAAGCCGATTGAGCCTAGGAATTCAACCGTTCAGCAAGAGCAAAATACGGGGTTTTCTATGGAATTTGCTTATGAAAGCTACCGTAATAAGGATTATCAAAATGCTTATGATGAATTTGATCATTTTGTTTTACAGAATAATCCAAAAGCGTTAATGGCGAATGCCTATTTGTTGTTTAGTGGAAATTTACCAAGAGATTTTGCTAGAGCTAATAAATATTTAGCGCAAGTATCTTCCCTAAAATATGCTCGAGCAATATATTTGCAAGGGCTATTGGAAAAATACCAAAAAGGCTTAAGTCAATTTAATGCAAAGTCTGAAAGATTGGTTAATGATGCTGCAGTTATGGGTGATTATGTCGCTGCGAATGCTTTAGCTAACTACCATTTCCAAAAAGGGAATTATGCATTAGCCCAACGTTGGAATGAAAAAGCGATTAGCTTAGGAAGCCCTGCTGCAAGACTAAATCAACGCATTATATTAAATCGCCAAAATGAGCAAGCAGTTCAAATGGTGCCTAAAACTGTTTCTTCACCACCAAATGTAGGTGTGATCGGTGAACTAAGAGAGCGTTCTCAAGCGGGTGACTCAAGTGCAAGCTACGATTTAGCGGTTCGTTTCCATAAAGGTGTTGGTGTTGCAGTAAATTTTGGTGAAGCAATTCGTCTATATCAATTAGCTGCAGAACAAGGTAGCGCTGAAGCTCAAAAAGTGTTGCCGATTTTGTTATCAAGAAGAACAACGGGTGGCAATATTAATAGTATGTGGATGCAACGAATGTCAAATATGTTACCAAGTCCAGTTGTAGTACAACAGGATACTAATCGTATGCATACAGGCAAAACTGAAAAAAATATTGCGGGGTTTGATACAGAAAAAGCCACGAAAGCTATAACAACATTACAGGAAGATGATCCATTAGACGGATTATTAACTTTGGAACCAAGTCGTTAATTTATTTAAAGTAAACATGAAGGAAGGTAAACATGAAGCACGTTTATTCAAAATTAGCTATTACATTATTTAGTTTTGTAGCATTATCGAGCTATGCTCAAGCTGATAATCATCAATCAGTTACAGTAAAGGGTAAAATTATTAATAGCGCAACGGATGGCGGAGAATCAGTACAAACTATCTCAGGCAAAAAAAGTACTGTTGTCAATGGCACAGTTATTACTCACAACGGCGAAACGACATATATCCCTAGTGGTGATTCATCTTCAGATAAAGTTAATGCTGCTTTAGGTGGACAAGATTTCTCTGGTCAAGATTTGGCAGGACAGTCATTTACCAATTCAGATCTTGCCAATGCAAACTTTAGCAATGCGAATTTGCAAGGCGCTGATTTCACAAATACAAATTTAAGTGGGGCTAACTTTCATAAAGCTAACTTAAAAGGCGCTAATTTAACCAATTCTAACTTAGCAGGTGCAGATCTTACTGGCGCCAATTTAAAAGGTGCAATCAAAACGAATATCAATACCCGTGGAGCAAAAACCAAAGGGGCAATTTGGCGATAAGGCGACAAGTGATATACAAAAAACAGGCTTTATAGCCTGTTTTTTTATTTGCTTTTATTTTTATAAAAAAAAGCAAACGTTTGCGCTAAAAGTGCGGTACAATATCCACCGATTTTTTATTCTTATAATTAAAGGTGCAAGCAATGACACAACTTAGTCTAAAAAAAATCTATTCGGGAAAAGTGCGTGATCTTTATGAGATCGATGATAAACGAATGTTAATGGTCGCCAGTGACCGTTTGTCTGCATTTGATGTGATTTTAGATGATCCTATCCCACGTAAAGGTGAAATCCTGACTCAAATTTCCAATTTCTGGTTCAATAAGTTAGCCCATATTATGCCGAATCATTTTACGGGCGATTCAGTTTATGATGTGTTGCCAAAAGAAGAGGCTGATTTAGTAAAAGATCGCGCAGTGGTTTGCAAACGTTTGAATCCAATTAAAATTGAGTCTATCGTACGTGGTTATTTAACGGGTAGTGGACTAAAAGATTATAAGCAAACAGGGGCCATCTGTGGGTTGAAATTACCGGAAGGATTAGTTGAAGCAAGTAAATTACCAGAACCAATTTTTACGCCATCAAGTAAAGAAGAAGTGGGTAATCACGATATCAATATCAGCTATGAACAATGTGAAAAAGCAATTGGTGCAGAGTTAGCGGCACAAGTGAGAGAAAAAGCAATTGCGCTTTATACTGAGGCAGCAAAATATGCGCTGACTAAAGGTATTATTATTTGTGATACTAAATTTGAATTTGGTTTAGATGAAAATGGTACGCTCACTTTAATGGATGAGGTATTAACACCGGATTCTAGCCGTTTTTGGTCAGTTGATACTTATAAAGAAGGCACAAATCCTCCATCATTTGATAAGCAGTTTGTACGAGATTGGTTAGAGCAAAGTGGTTGGAATAAACAACCGCCAGCACCGAAAGTACCAAAAGAAGTGATTGATAAAACGGTGGCTAAATATCAAGAGGCCTTGGATTTATTAACAAAATAACATTAACAAACTCCCTGCTATGCTTTAGAATAGCAGGGATTTTTATGGATAAAATATTGTGAATAAAAGAGTATGAAATCTGTTGTGATAGTTGGTTTAGGTTGGTTAGGCTTACCGCTGGCGCTGCACTTAAAAGAACTTGGTTGGTGTGTAAAAGGCTCAAAACAATCCCCTAATGATGCTCAGAAATTGCATCAGCTAGGTATTGAAACTTATCCTTTTTCGCTTTCTGACGAAATGAAACGTTTACCAGACCATATTCGCCCTCTTTTTAATGTAGATGCTCTTATTCTCACCTTACCACCTGGCCGTTTTTCTTCTCAACAGTATTGTGAATATCTTGCTTTTTTAACTAATCAAGCCAAGAAACACGGCGTGCAGCATTTGATTTTTACCAGTTCAACTTCTGTTTTTCCTGATATTTCGGGGCAATTTGATGAAGGTTCTCAACGTTCAGCTGAAACAGAAATGGGTAAAACACTGATACAAGCAGAACAGTGCTTGTTCCAATCAGGAATATCGCATTGCGATATTCTTCGACTTGGAGGATTAATTGGTAAGCAACGCCATCCGGTTAAATTCTTAGCAGGAAAACACAATTTAAAACAGGGCAATTCGCCTGTTAATTTGGTGTATCTAGAGGATTGCATTCAAGCTATTACTGCCTTACTCATGAATCCAAATGGATTGCGAACTTACCATCTTTGCGCGCCAATTCATCCTACTAGAGCAGAATATTACACAAAAGCAGCAGTATTTTATGATTTACCCATACCACAATTTGAATGTAGTGATTCGGATCCGAAACGAATCATTATGGCAGATAAAATTTGTCGAGATTTAGGCTTCGCTTATCGTTATCCAAATCCCGATGATATGTTAGAAAAGCGCAGTGATTTTTGACCGCACTTTTTAAAGACTCACTCACCATAACCACAATGAAGGAAATAAAATATGTCAAATACGATTCTGCAACATTTACCTAAAGGTCAAAAAGTTGGTATCGCTTTTTCGGGCGGGCTAGATACCAGTGCGGCATTACTTTGGATGCGTCAAAAAGGTGCAGTACCTTATGCTTATACAGCAAACTTAGGTCAACCAGATGAAGATGATTACAATGCAATTCCCAAAAAAGCAATGGAATATGGTGCGGAAAATGCGCGTTTAGTGGATTGTCGTGCGCAGTTAGCCCATGAAGGGATTGCGGCTATTCAATGTGGTGCATTCCATATTTCGACTGGTGGAGCAACCTATTTCAACACTACACCACTTGGTCGTGCGGTAACCGGTACGATGCTTGTTGCAGCAATGAAAGAAGATGATGTGAATATCTGGGGTGATGGTTCAACTTTCAAAGGTAACGATATTGAGCGTTTTTACCGTTATGGCTTATTAACCAACCCAAATTTAAAAATTTACAAACCATGGCTAGATCAACAATTCATCGATGAGTTGGGCGGTCGTTTTGAAATGTCACAATTCTTAATCGCAAATGGTTTTGACTACAAAATGTCAGTAGAAAAAGCGTATTCAACTGACTCTAATATGTTAGGTGCGACACACGAAGCGAAAGACTTAGAAGAATTAAGCACTGGTATTAAAATTGTGAAACCAATTATGGGCGTGGCATTTTGGGATGAAAATATTCAAGTGAAACCAGAAGTGGTAACTGTTCGCTTTGAAGAAGGTGTGCCGGTTGAATTAAATGGTAAAACATTTGGTAACGTGGTGGATCTTTTCTTAGAAGCAAATCGCATTGGTGGTCGTCATGGTTTAGGCATGTCAGACCAAATTGAAAACCGTATTATCGAAGCCAAATCACGCGGTATTTATGAAGCACCGGGAATGGCATTATTCTATATCGCTTATGAACGTTTAGTAACTGGTATTCACAATGAAGATACTATTGAACAATATCGTATCAACGGTTTACGTTTAGGCCGTTTGTTATACCAAGGTCGTTGGTTTGATCCACAAGCGTTAATGTTACGTGAAACAGCACAACGTTGGGTCGCTCGTGCGGTGACTGGTGAAGTGACATTAGAACTTCGTCGTGGTAATGACTATTCCATCTTAAATACTGAATCACCAAACTTAACTTATGCGGCTGAACGTTTAAGTATGGAAAAAGTGGAAAATGCACCATTTGATCCAATCGATCGTATTGGTCAATTAACTATGCGTAATTTAGACGTAGCAGATACGCGCGGAAAATTAAGTATCTATTCTCAAGTAGGCCTCTTAACTACAGGGAAAGATTCCGTTTTACCACAATTAGGTAAAAAATAATTCTCTCCTTTAAATGTAAAAAAGTGCGGTTGATTTTGACCGCACTTTTGCTTTTCTAAATATTCATTTCTTGAAATAGATTTAATTTATCCGGCACGAGATAAACATGATCACCTATTTTATACTGCGCATTGAGATAGTTTTCTTTGGTAAGAATCACCTCAATCGGTTGTTCTGTTTGCGAGCTTTCCACTTCAATTCTCACGATAAAACCAATAGCATTAATATGATGAATCGTACCACTCGCTAAGGCATTATGAGATTCGCGTGAAAGCGTCAGTTCGTAAGGGCGAATATAAGCCGTTGCAGATTGGTTATTGACTGCATGAGTCGCATTGCTATGTGTTTGTAAATTATGAGCAAATTCACCAATGACTAAATTGCCTTGATCAATGTGTCCGTGGAACACATTAACATCTCCCACAAATTGTGTGACGAAAGGGGTTTGTGGTGCATGATAGATTTGGCTAGGCTCATCAATTTGCTCCACTTGACCTTTATTCATCACCACAATGCGATCAGACATATCTAATGCTTCATCTTGATCATGGGTAACGAAAATACTGGTCACATTGAGTTCATGTTGCAATTCCCGTAGCCAACGACGTAATTCTTTACGAACTTGAGCATCCAATGCACCAAAGGGTTCATCAAGTAGTAAGACTTTCGGTTGAACAGCAAGGGACCGAGCTAAGGCTATCCGTTGTTTTTGTCCACCTGAAAGTTGATTAGGGTAGCGATCGGCTAGCCATTCAAGTTTTACTAGCTTTAAAAGTGCGGTGACTTTTTCGCGAATTTCTCCTGCAGAGGGACGTTCTCTACGAGGTTTCACCGTTAAGCCAAAAGCGACATTGTCAAAGACGGTCATATTTTGAAATAGTGCATAATGCTGAAACACAAAGCCGACACCGCGTTCAGCAGCCGAAAGTTGAGTCACCTCTTTTTCACCAAACCAAATGTGTCCATTATCAGCAAATTCTAATCCGGCAATGATCCTTAATAGCGTTGTTTTTCCACAACCACTAGGCCCAAGCAAGGCGGTTAGCTGATTTTCCGGAAAGCTGAGATTGATATCTTTCAACGCATGAAACTGTCCAAAGTGTTTGTTTAGTTGCTGGATTTTGATTGTCATGTATTGTGTACCCGTTGTTATTCTTGGATTTTTTTCTTTTCCACATATCTCACTACATTTTGTAATCCCAGTGTTCCCACTGCGATTAATGCTAATAAACTGGCGCAAGCAAATGCGGCAACAAATTGATATTCGTTGTAACTAATTTCTACATAAAGCGGAATTGTATTAGTCAAACCGCGAATATGCCCAGATACAACACTCACGGCACCGAATTCACCCATTGCACGAGCGTTACTTAAAATCACACCATAAATTAATGCCCATTTTATTTTTGGTAGCGTTACGTGCCAGAAAAGTTGCCAAGTGGATGCACCTAAGATTAACGCAGCTTGTTCCTCACTTGTGCCTTGTGCTGACATGGTTGGAATTAATGATTTTGCAATAAGTGGAAAGGTAACGAATAAAGTCACGATAACAATGCTTGGCGTAGCAAACATAAAACGAATATGGTGTTCAGCAAGCCATGCGCCCCAAAGTCCATCTAACCCAAACAGCAGTAAGAACATTAATCCTACCACCACTGGTGAAATGGAAAAGGGGAGATCGAGTAGTGCGGTTAATAAGCTTTTCCCTTTAAAGTCAAAATAAGCAATAGCCCAAGCCATAACCACACCGATAAAAATGTTAATAGGTAATACAATTAAAGAGACTTTAATCGTAAGCCAAATAGCTGCTAAGGCTTCTGGTTCTTTTAATGCAGCGAAAAATAGACCAATTCCTTGTTCAAGGGCTGAATAGAATACGGTAAATAATGGGAGCAATAATATGATCGTAAAAAAACTGAGTGCGGTCAGAATTAAGATCCATTTTTGCCATGATTGGGTTTTCATAAATACCTCTTATCGAATTGGACTAATGCGTTTGGCAACAGACCACTGCGCTAAGTTAATGAATAAAATCAACAGAAATGAAATGGCAAGCATTAATAATGCAACCACAGATGCACCTTGCACGTCATATAAATCAAGTTTTGACATAATAATCAATGGTGCAATTTCGGATACAAGTGGCACATTACCTGCAATAAAAATTACCGAGCCGTATTCACCAAGCGATCGCGCAAATCCCATACCTGCGCCACCTATTAATGCAGGCAATACCGCCGGGATGATGACTTTTCGCAACGTCGTTAATCTGGATGCACCTAAAATTTGAGCTGCTTCTTCATAGCTAGGATCGAGATTTGCTAATACGGGTTGAATCGCTCGAACGGTAAAAGGCAAGCTGACAAAAATCAGCGCAATCGCAATACCACTTGGAGTATAAGCGAGTTGAATCCCTAAATGGCTTAGCCATTGCCCAATCAGTCCAGTCGGAGCATAAAGCGAGGCAAGTGCGATACCAGCAACGGCAGTGGGTAAAGCAAAAGGTAAATCCACTAACGCGTTGACGAGATTCTTACCTGGAAAGTCATAACGCACTAAAACCCATGCCAATAAAAAGCCAAAAACGATATTAATTAACGTCGCGATTACCGCCATTTCAAAGGATAGCGTTAAAGATGAGATCACTCGTTCACTCGTGATGATTTGAACGATATCAGCCCATTTTAATTGCCAGGCAGTGAGCACAAGTAATGTTAATGGCAATAATACCATTGAGCCGAGCCAGACTAATGTAATCAATATACTTCGTTTAAATCCTGGTAATACGGTTTTCATTATCCCACCTTCACAACAGATAAATACCTAAGCTTTGTAAGCGTTTTGAAATGTTCAGAAAAATAACCGCTCTTTTCCATAATGGCAAAGAACGGAAATTTATTTAATATTCCAAAGTGAAATAAGGAATCGTTTGGCTTGGTGTTTTATATTTCATTTTGTTCTATAAAATGCTTTTTCGTTATTTTTTGTACTTAACATTTTGCGATATAAATTTAGCCACACGAAATTGAGGGTAATAACGGAGGAGAGTAAAAATGAAAAAAATTGCTTTATTTTCAGTGCTTTCTTTCGTCTTGGCAGCCTGTTTATG is part of the Haemophilus parainfluenzae ATCC 33392 genome and harbors:
- a CDS encoding tetratricopeptide repeat protein; its protein translation is MSKKYSASKLFVYALLAGIPVSYAQIVINKPIEPRNSTVQQEQNTGFSMEFAYESYRNKDYQNAYDEFDHFVLQNNPKALMANAYLLFSGNLPRDFARANKYLAQVSSLKYARAIYLQGLLEKYQKGLSQFNAKSERLVNDAAVMGDYVAANALANYHFQKGNYALAQRWNEKAISLGSPAARLNQRIILNRQNEQAVQMVPKTVSSPPNVGVIGELRERSQAGDSSASYDLAVRFHKGVGVAVNFGEAIRLYQLAAEQGSAEAQKVLPILLSRRTTGGNINSMWMQRMSNMLPSPVVVQQDTNRMHTGKTEKNIAGFDTEKATKAITTLQEDDPLDGLLTLEPSR
- a CDS encoding pentapeptide repeat-containing protein — its product is MKHVYSKLAITLFSFVALSSYAQADNHQSVTVKGKIINSATDGGESVQTISGKKSTVVNGTVITHNGETTYIPSGDSSSDKVNAALGGQDFSGQDLAGQSFTNSDLANANFSNANLQGADFTNTNLSGANFHKANLKGANLTNSNLAGADLTGANLKGAIKTNINTRGAKTKGAIWR
- a CDS encoding phosphoribosylaminoimidazolesuccinocarboxamide synthase — encoded protein: MTQLSLKKIYSGKVRDLYEIDDKRMLMVASDRLSAFDVILDDPIPRKGEILTQISNFWFNKLAHIMPNHFTGDSVYDVLPKEEADLVKDRAVVCKRLNPIKIESIVRGYLTGSGLKDYKQTGAICGLKLPEGLVEASKLPEPIFTPSSKEEVGNHDINISYEQCEKAIGAELAAQVREKAIALYTEAAKYALTKGIIICDTKFEFGLDENGTLTLMDEVLTPDSSRFWSVDTYKEGTNPPSFDKQFVRDWLEQSGWNKQPPAPKVPKEVIDKTVAKYQEALDLLTK
- the argG gene encoding argininosuccinate synthase; this translates as MSNTILQHLPKGQKVGIAFSGGLDTSAALLWMRQKGAVPYAYTANLGQPDEDDYNAIPKKAMEYGAENARLVDCRAQLAHEGIAAIQCGAFHISTGGATYFNTTPLGRAVTGTMLVAAMKEDDVNIWGDGSTFKGNDIERFYRYGLLTNPNLKIYKPWLDQQFIDELGGRFEMSQFLIANGFDYKMSVEKAYSTDSNMLGATHEAKDLEELSTGIKIVKPIMGVAFWDENIQVKPEVVTVRFEEGVPVELNGKTFGNVVDLFLEANRIGGRHGLGMSDQIENRIIEAKSRGIYEAPGMALFYIAYERLVTGIHNEDTIEQYRINGLRLGRLLYQGRWFDPQALMLRETAQRWVARAVTGEVTLELRRGNDYSILNTESPNLTYAAERLSMEKVENAPFDPIDRIGQLTMRNLDVADTRGKLSIYSQVGLLTTGKDSVLPQLGKK
- a CDS encoding sulfate/molybdate ABC transporter ATP-binding protein — translated: MTIKIQQLNKHFGQFHALKDINLSFPENQLTALLGPSGCGKTTLLRIIAGLEFADNGHIWFGEKEVTQLSAAERGVGFVFQHYALFQNMTVFDNVAFGLTVKPRRERPSAGEIREKVTALLKLVKLEWLADRYPNQLSGGQKQRIALARSLAVQPKVLLLDEPFGALDAQVRKELRRWLRELQHELNVTSIFVTHDQDEALDMSDRIVVMNKGQVEQIDEPSQIYHAPQTPFVTQFVGDVNVFHGHIDQGNLVIGEFAHNLQTHSNATHAVNNQSATAYIRPYELTLSRESHNALASGTIHHINAIGFIVRIEVESSQTEQPIEVILTKENYLNAQYKIGDHVYLVPDKLNLFQEMNI
- the cysW gene encoding sulfate ABC transporter permease subunit CysW, translating into MKTQSWQKWILILTALSFFTIILLLPLFTVFYSALEQGIGLFFAALKEPEALAAIWLTIKVSLIVLPINIFIGVVMAWAIAYFDFKGKSLLTALLDLPFSISPVVVGLMFLLLFGLDGLWGAWLAEHHIRFMFATPSIVIVTLFVTFPLIAKSLIPTMSAQGTSEEQAALILGASTWQLFWHVTLPKIKWALIYGVILSNARAMGEFGAVSVVSGHIRGLTNTIPLYVEISYNEYQFVAAFACASLLALIAVGTLGLQNVVRYVEKKKIQE
- the cysT gene encoding sulfate ABC transporter permease subunit CysT — encoded protein: MKTVLPGFKRSILITLVWLGSMVLLPLTLLVLTAWQLKWADIVQIITSERVISSLTLSFEMAVIATLINIVFGFLLAWVLVRYDFPGKNLVNALVDLPFALPTAVAGIALASLYAPTGLIGQWLSHLGIQLAYTPSGIAIALIFVSLPFTVRAIQPVLANLDPSYEEAAQILGASRLTTLRKVIIPAVLPALIGGAGMGFARSLGEYGSVIFIAGNVPLVSEIAPLIIMSKLDLYDVQGASVVALLMLAISFLLILFINLAQWSVAKRISPIR